GTGCCCGTCGGCAGCCGCGACGCTTCCTTCATCTTCGCATTGATCGCGCGCGACTTTCAGACCCTGACCGTGCAGGGCCACGTCACCTATCGCGTCAGCGAGCCGAAGAAGGCCGCCTCGATGCTGAACTTCACCCTGAAATCCGACGGCAAGACCTATGAGACCGACGATCCGGAGAAGCTGCCGGAGCGTATTCTCGGCACCGTCGAGGTGCTCGCGCTGCAGGCGATCAAGGAGCTGACGCTGAAGGACGCGCTGCAGGCGTCAGATCGGATCGCCGACATCATCGCAGGCGGTTTGCGGGGGCGCGCCGACATCGAAGCCCTCGGCCTCGAAATCCTGGGCGTGTCGATCCGCGGCATCAAGCCGACGCCTGATACCGCCAAGGCGCTGGAAGCGCAGGCCCGCGAAGCGATTCTGAAAAACGCGGACGAAGCGATCTTCGCGCGGCGCAATTTCGCCGTCGAGCAGGAGCGCGCCATCCGCGAGAGCGAACTCGACACCGAGATCGCGGTCGAGCAGAAGAAGCGCTCGATCCGCGAGACCCAGATGGATGCCGAGGCGAGCGTTGCCGCCAAACGCAACGAGCTGCGCCAGGCCGGCATGGCCGCGGACATCGTGCTGGAAGGCAAGCGCAAGGATTTCGTCGGCCTCAACGCCGAGAACACCCGAACGCTGGCGGATGCCGAGGCCTATCGCGTCGGCGCGCTGATGAAGATCTTCGAGGGTGTCGACACCCGCGTGATCCAGGCGCTCGCCGCAGCCGGCATGCAGCCGGGCCAATTGATCGCGCAGGCTTTCTCCGGCATCGCCGAGAAGGCCGAGAAGATCGGCCAGCTCAACGTCTCGCCTGACTTGCTCAGCCAGCTCATGGAGAACCCGAAGCCGGAGGCCGCCAATGCCCGCCGCCAGTGAGCGCAAGATCGTGCTGGTGACGCGCAAGACTAGGTTAGAAGACCTGGTCGCGCGTTACCTGACGGCGGCGCAGGCGCGCTTCTATGTCGAGCATCTCGGCGCCGACTTCTCCGACTACGAGCGAGAGCACGAGGTCTACCATGAGCAGCGGCACGCGACGCTTCAGGTGCTGGAGCAATGGGGGCGCTATCAGGTGATCGAGCGCGGCTTCCTGCCCAACTTCATCTTCGCACCCGATGACATCGTGGTCGCGCTCGGGCAGGACGGCGTCGTCGCCAATACGATGAAGTATCTCGACGATCACCCGCTGATCGGGCTCAATCCGGATTCCGCACGCTATGACGGCATCCTCCTGCCCTTCGCGCCGCGCGACCTCGCGAAACTGCTGCCGGAAGTCGCGACCAACAAGCGCAACAGCCAGGCCGTGACGATGGCGGAGGCGCGGCTCAGCGACGGCCAGGTGCTCCATGCCGTGAACGATCTTTTCATCGGGGCCCGCACGCATGTCTCCGCGATCTACGAGATCACGGCCGGCGGGACAACGGAGCGACAGTCCTCGAGCGGCCTGATCGTCGCGACAGGGCTGGGATCGACCGCCTGGCTCAAGAGCATCGTCACCGGTTCGCTTGCGATTGCCGGCAGCTTTGGCCAGCCCCCGCCGCTCAACGGTTACGATGCCCTGCCCTGGGATGCCCCCGAGTTGCGCTTTGCCGTCCGCGAACCCTTCCCGAGCCGCCACTCGCAGACCAATCTCGTCTGTGGCCGCCTAGCAATCGAGGAGCAATTGCGCATCCGCTCGCTGATGGCGGAAAACGGCGTCATCTTCAGCGACGGCGTCGAAGCCGACCGCCTCGACTTCAACGCGGGCGCCGAAGTGACGATCGGAATTGCCAAGCGGCGTGGCCGGCTGATCGTCTGAGGCTGCTAGCTGCCGAGCGCGTTCTCGCCCGCTTCGCGGCCGGGCACGCTGACATGCACCTCATGTCCCTGGCGCAGCGCCAGCGACGCGGCGACGACCGCCGATTCAAATGCCGATTCCTTGGTGGCAT
This DNA window, taken from Bradyrhizobium manausense, encodes the following:
- a CDS encoding SPFH domain-containing protein, giving the protein MFGIRFIKAQPTTYLMKYRAGAVVAEGTGLSAFYYAPVTTLVAVPVGSRDASFIFALIARDFQTLTVQGHVTYRVSEPKKAASMLNFTLKSDGKTYETDDPEKLPERILGTVEVLALQAIKELTLKDALQASDRIADIIAGGLRGRADIEALGLEILGVSIRGIKPTPDTAKALEAQAREAILKNADEAIFARRNFAVEQERAIRESELDTEIAVEQKKRSIRETQMDAEASVAAKRNELRQAGMAADIVLEGKRKDFVGLNAENTRTLADAEAYRVGALMKIFEGVDTRVIQALAAAGMQPGQLIAQAFSGIAEKAEKIGQLNVSPDLLSQLMENPKPEAANARRQ
- a CDS encoding sugar kinase is translated as MPAASERKIVLVTRKTRLEDLVARYLTAAQARFYVEHLGADFSDYEREHEVYHEQRHATLQVLEQWGRYQVIERGFLPNFIFAPDDIVVALGQDGVVANTMKYLDDHPLIGLNPDSARYDGILLPFAPRDLAKLLPEVATNKRNSQAVTMAEARLSDGQVLHAVNDLFIGARTHVSAIYEITAGGTTERQSSSGLIVATGLGSTAWLKSIVTGSLAIAGSFGQPPPLNGYDALPWDAPELRFAVREPFPSRHSQTNLVCGRLAIEEQLRIRSLMAENGVIFSDGVEADRLDFNAGAEVTIGIAKRRGRLIV